The region ACTATCTTTATTCTAACTCTTTCTTGTCAATCAAGCAAGGATTATGCTTTGAAAACAAGAATTATACTCATAACCGCAAAGGATAATACTGGAACAACCAAGACCCCAATCATAATCATATCATAGAGATGGGCTTGGCGAGCCTTGGCTGTCTTATCAACTCCCGACATGGCTCTCAGTCCAATCCAAATCCCTAAAAAAATCAGGACGAGGATGGTGGTCAAGATCAAACTCTCGAAATATAAAGAAAATAGTTGCAGTAGCATGATTTCTCTCATTTCTATCTTTTTTAAAGAGTAAACTCAGCTAGTCCAACTAACTGAGTTTTCCTTTATCTATTATATCAAATATAAGTCCGTTTGTAACTAGCGAAGAATTCTTTTGTCCGCTCTTCTTTAGGATGGTGGATAATCTCATCCGGTGTTCCAGACTCGATGATTTTCCCCTTATCTAAGAAGAGAATCTTATCAGCCACTTGGGCTACAAAGGACATGTCATGACTAACCAAAATCATAGTTTGACCTGACTTAGCAGCATCTGCAATAGACTTTTCTACTTCACCAACCAATTCTGGGTCAAGTGCTGAAGTTGGTTCGTCTAAGAGTAAGACATCTGGTTTCATAGCGAGAGCACGCGCCAAGGCAACCCGTTGCTTCTGTCCACCTGATAAATGGCGAGGGTAATGGTTTTCACGGTCAGAAAGCCCAACCTTAGCCAACTCTTCCTTGGCAATCTTAGTCGCTTCTTGATCAGACAATTTCTTGACAACAACCAAGCCTTCTTTCACATTATCAAGTGCTGTGCGGCGTTCAAACAAATTAAACTGTTGGAAAACCATAGACAACTTACGGCGTAGGGCAAGGATTTCTTCTTGAGTGATTTTAGAAAAATCAACTGAAAAATCATCAATCTGAATAGAGCCACTATCAGGTGTTTCAAGATAATTGAGACTGCGAAGGAAAGTTGATTTTCCAGCTCCTGAAGAACCAATCAAGGCTACGACTTCCCCTTTTTGAATATCCAAGTTCAGATGATCCAAGACAGTCTGTCCTGAAAAGGATTTGCTTAAATTCGAAATCTTAATCATTAACGAAGGTCTCCTTTCACATCTGTTTGCACTGTATCGGGTGCAGAAATAGCCATTTTTCTCTCGATGAAACGACCGAGGCTTTCAATTACGATATTGACTACCCAATAAACAAGGGCAACGGAGATAAAGCGTTCAAAATAGCGATAATCGGCTCCACCCAAAATCTGAGCTTGGGCAAAGACTTCCACAACACCCGCACTGAAGGCTAGAGAAGTTCCCTTGGTCAAGCCGATGAGGGAGTTAATTAAGGTTGGAGTAGCTACCACCGCTGCATTTGGAATAATCACTCGACGATAAACTTGTGCTCGGGTCATACCCAGACTGCGTGCCGCCTCAATCTCACCAGGGTTGACTGAGAGAATGGCTGCACGAATGGTTTCACTAGCATAAGCTGCCTCATTAAAAGCAAAAGCAACAATCGCAAAAGCAGCAGCTGGAATCGCATTGATATTGAGACCAGTACCCCATTGCTGATTGAGAGCTTTCAAAGCCAAAGGAATTCCGTAGTAGGTCAACATGAGTTGCACTAAAATCGGTGTCCCTTTTAAGAAACTAACAAAGAAGGCCTGCAAGGGATATAAAATTTTGACACGATTGATTTTCACAATGGCAAAAAGAAGTGCCAAAACCAAGCCAAAAAGGGCACCACCAATTGTCAACATAATCGTTGTTGGAAGTTGTTGGACAATTCTTGGAATTCCATCAAAGACCGAACGCAAGCTAAAAAGCTTGCCATCCGGAATCAATTGCATCAAGTTTTGGTACCAATCTGATGCTAAAATCGTTGTAACATTCATAAAAACATCCTCTCCTGATAATGATTCATTCTACCATACTTCTGCCGTCAATGAAATTATTTGCTACGGTCAGATACAGACTTTGTCTACCTACTAGTTTATCATACTTTGAAACAGGGAGGTTATATATTTTATCTATCAAAGAGATAGATAAAAACTATTTCAATCCCAATTCTTCGTAAGCTTTTCGATAACCGATTTGCTTAACAGTTTCATTTTCTACTAAAATCGGTCGTTTTAACAACATACCGTCACTTGCTAGCAACTCAGCTGCTTCTTGGTTTGACAGGCTTCCTACCTTATCTTTCAGCCCTAATTCACGGTATTTGATCCCACTGGTGTTGAAAAATTGCTTCAACTCGAACCCTGAGGTTTCTAGCCAGTTTAAAATGACTTCTTGGCTAGGTGTTTCTTCGACGATATGGACGGCTTTATAGTCCACACCGAGTTGGTTTAATTCTTGTTTTGCTTTTTTACAAGTTGAACATTTTGGGTATTCGATAAATTCTAACATGTGTTTCACTTTCTATTTTATATCTCTAAAATCTACGCCTTCATGACCCAAGAGCCAAGCTTTCTTTTCCACTCCTGCAGCATAACCTGTCAGACGCTTGCCTG is a window of Streptococcus mitis DNA encoding:
- a CDS encoding amino acid ABC transporter ATP-binding protein, yielding MIKISNLSKSFSGQTVLDHLNLDIQKGEVVALIGSSGAGKSTFLRSLNYLETPDSGSIQIDDFSVDFSKITQEEILALRRKLSMVFQQFNLFERRTALDNVKEGLVVVKKLSDQEATKIAKEELAKVGLSDRENHYPRHLSGGQKQRVALARALAMKPDVLLLDEPTSALDPELVGEVEKSIADAAKSGQTMILVSHDMSFVAQVADKILFLDKGKIIESGTPDEIIHHPKEERTKEFFASYKRTYI
- a CDS encoding amino acid ABC transporter permease: MNVTTILASDWYQNLMQLIPDGKLFSLRSVFDGIPRIVQQLPTTIMLTIGGALFGLVLALLFAIVKINRVKILYPLQAFFVSFLKGTPILVQLMLTYYGIPLALKALNQQWGTGLNINAIPAAAFAIVAFAFNEAAYASETIRAAILSVNPGEIEAARSLGMTRAQVYRRVIIPNAAVVATPTLINSLIGLTKGTSLAFSAGVVEVFAQAQILGGADYRYFERFISVALVYWVVNIVIESLGRFIERKMAISAPDTVQTDVKGDLR
- a CDS encoding arsenate reductase family protein, which codes for MLEFIEYPKCSTCKKAKQELNQLGVDYKAVHIVEETPSQEVILNWLETSGFELKQFFNTSGIKYRELGLKDKVGSLSNQEAAELLASDGMLLKRPILVENETVKQIGYRKAYEELGLK
- a CDS encoding DUF4059 family protein; the protein is MLLQLFSLYFESLILTTILVLIFLGIWIGLRAMSGVDKTAKARQAHLYDMIMIGVLVVPVLSFAVMSIILVFKA